One window of the Desmospora activa DSM 45169 genome contains the following:
- a CDS encoding DUF4244 domain-containing protein translates to MKKHLCSFHSLLTNKRGASTVEYVIILVAGLLLGTLLVGVLSSDETKNTISTAIKNAINGEAGGGGFEPAESVNEPTNEPVNAPANQQTTQANESSNTPATPASSPQDPLSLFPDFVNDSLICLGGVANCLLKEDVKQDIRDAFQDPEGYIKEVIGYEDLKESFDNLTSIDVVQQWNDFRDDPLAFGQRKVDYLKDQWNEFSEDPAGNLWGLGKEVIGWNDVVAWWTGEDPNTGEELRVPNRNFRLLTALPLPTKALKLTKLADSDIVDRFVGLACANTNSGSCPNRTQRDNSHSPGSPEHREARWQEYLERKEREGENPQSREQWEATYENNINRARISNEKMNEYAGRLGWGEREKSVTVEIGGEEYTRRFDIADIEGSRAIEHKTSTRRDGSSTTFYNDEEIRWEIERDARLQSEEGWEIVWVFENAELSAPLKENLDRNGIQWVVIGDGETYDPKTGERKDKDGNVITDANENNDENNSEGGGSNDSNRNRPGR, encoded by the coding sequence ATGAAAAAACATTTATGCTCGTTTCATTCCTTGTTAACCAATAAACGCGGGGCATCAACCGTCGAGTATGTAATCATACTCGTTGCCGGCTTGTTATTAGGGACGCTGCTCGTTGGGGTTCTTTCCAGCGATGAAACGAAAAATACGATCTCTACCGCCATTAAAAACGCCATCAACGGTGAAGCGGGTGGTGGTGGTTTTGAGCCTGCGGAATCGGTAAATGAACCCACAAATGAACCCGTCAATGCTCCAGCAAATCAACAGACCACTCAAGCAAATGAATCCTCTAACACGCCTGCCACCCCCGCGTCCTCTCCGCAAGATCCGTTAAGTTTGTTTCCCGATTTTGTCAATGATTCACTGATTTGCCTCGGTGGTGTCGCAAACTGTTTGCTCAAAGAAGATGTAAAACAAGATATCCGTGATGCCTTCCAGGACCCTGAAGGATATATAAAAGAAGTGATTGGATATGAAGACCTGAAAGAATCCTTCGATAATCTAACCAGTATCGACGTTGTACAGCAATGGAATGATTTTCGGGATGATCCACTTGCATTCGGTCAACGCAAAGTCGATTATCTCAAGGATCAGTGGAACGAATTTAGTGAGGATCCGGCCGGAAACTTGTGGGGGCTGGGCAAAGAAGTGATCGGTTGGAATGATGTGGTTGCCTGGTGGACAGGTGAAGACCCCAATACCGGCGAAGAATTACGCGTACCCAACCGCAATTTTCGCTTGCTAACAGCCCTCCCCTTGCCGACGAAAGCATTAAAATTGACAAAGTTGGCGGACTCGGATATCGTCGATCGATTTGTTGGTTTGGCTTGTGCGAATACAAATTCCGGCTCCTGCCCCAACAGGACACAAAGGGATAACTCGCACTCTCCTGGCTCCCCGGAACATAGGGAAGCGCGTTGGCAGGAGTATTTAGAGAGGAAGGAAAGGGAGGGAGAGAACCCACAAAGCAGAGAACAATGGGAAGCAACTTATGAAAATAATATCAACAGGGCCAGAATCTCCAATGAGAAAATGAATGAATATGCCGGCCGACTGGGTTGGGGGGAACGGGAAAAGAGTGTTACGGTTGAGATTGGCGGGGAAGAATATACGAGAAGGTTTGATATTGCAGACATTGAGGGATCCAGAGCGATTGAACATAAAACGAGCACCAGACGAGATGGTTCCTCTACTACATTTTACAATGATGAGGAAATCCGCTGGGAGATCGAGAGAGATGCGAGACTCCAATCTGAGGAGGGTTGGGAAATCGTCTGGGTGTTTGAAAATGCAGAGCTGAGTGCTCCGCTAAAAGAAAACCTCGATCGAAACGGTATCCAATGGGTTGTGATCGGTGATGGCGAAACCTACGATCCCAAAACCGGTGAAAGAAAAGACAAAGACGGAAATGTAATCACAGATGCAAATGAGAATAACGATGAAAATAATTCAGAAGGTGGTGGATCAAATGACTCCAACAGAAATCGACCAGGAAGGTGA
- a CDS encoding Yip1 family protein — translation MNRDNPWVSIWLRPSDTIREVLDQPMKWPLILVLLSGIVTMLDYLSNRSWGDFSPIILLLLGAIVIGPIAGLVGWFIGGGIFYGMARLFGGVGDFHETLKAVSWSLIPIVVKGTLWLPLLLIYGREMFTSDTPVMASSFVLTILFLFISLLDLVVMVWQVVILSHAIGEVHAFSAWKGFASVISVPLAFVLLLFIISGLIYG, via the coding sequence ATGAACCGGGATAATCCTTGGGTTTCAATTTGGCTTCGACCGAGTGATACGATTCGCGAAGTGCTTGACCAACCGATGAAATGGCCACTCATTCTGGTTTTGTTGAGTGGGATCGTTACGATGTTGGATTATCTATCCAACCGCAGTTGGGGGGATTTCAGCCCGATCATACTGCTCTTGCTCGGTGCGATCGTGATCGGACCGATTGCCGGATTGGTCGGATGGTTTATCGGGGGCGGAATCTTTTATGGTATGGCTCGTCTGTTTGGCGGGGTAGGGGATTTCCATGAAACCTTGAAAGCGGTTTCCTGGTCTCTGATTCCCATTGTAGTGAAAGGGACTCTTTGGCTTCCGTTGTTGCTGATCTATGGTAGAGAGATGTTTACCTCAGATACACCTGTGATGGCAAGCAGCTTTGTATTGACGATACTCTTTCTTTTTATCAGTTTATTGGATCTGGTTGTCATGGTATGGCAGGTCGTCATTTTGTCCCATGCCATCGGGGAAGTGCACGCATTTTCCGCTTGGAAGGGTTTTGCCTCGGTGATCTCCGTTCCGCTCGCCTTTGTCCTGCTTTTGTTTATAATCAGTGGATTGATTTACGGGTGA
- the lepB gene encoding signal peptidase I, which produces MLIQNRRKALYISSLLFVSILLIVLLFFRFYQLFTIEGDSMSPALQDGQAYWVERGPMEPRRGDIVIFYNQEDDFNHVKRVVALADERIQIKESRVLVNGKPLDEPYLASDATTTDFGPVTVPQGEVFVLGDNREQSLDSRQLGTVSIMDIRGRMLNPER; this is translated from the coding sequence TTGCTGATTCAAAACAGAAGAAAAGCACTTTACATTTCTTCTCTTCTATTCGTTTCGATCCTGTTGATCGTGTTGCTTTTTTTTCGCTTTTACCAATTATTCACGATTGAAGGGGACAGTATGAGCCCTGCCCTGCAGGATGGGCAAGCGTATTGGGTGGAAAGGGGACCGATGGAACCGCGGCGAGGGGATATTGTTATCTTTTACAACCAAGAAGACGACTTCAATCATGTGAAAAGGGTGGTTGCTCTGGCTGATGAACGCATCCAAATAAAAGAGAGCCGGGTGCTGGTGAATGGAAAACCGTTGGATGAACCTTACCTGGCATCTGATGCCACAACGACAGACTTCGGCCCGGTTACGGTTCCACAAGGGGAAGTGTTTGTATTGGGGGATAATCGCGAACAAAGCCTGGACAGTCGGCAGTTAGGAACAGTGTCGATTATGGATATTCGCGGGAGAATGTTAAATCCAGAGAGGTAG
- the ggt gene encoding gamma-glutamyltransferase yields the protein MGPFQQRIILWVSVLSLLFALALPGVAAAGKPPHPGDKQVDVGRDGMVVTATAEASKVGADVLRKGGNAVDAAVAIQFALQVSEPMMSGIGGGGFMMVYEKKTDQVTIVDSRERAPAGATPDMFLDENGRIIPFAERSTHGNAIGVPGTLMGLETALQKWGTQPLAELIQPSITMAEKGVRVNGVLARAIQDHQEKLSRSEAKDVFLPGGEPLQAGDKLVQKDLAQTFRTIQTNGAHAFYQGEVGEAITATVQEYGGTMTAEDLADYRLTIDEPVRGRFQGYEIVTMPPPSSGGITVLQILNKLEQRDIGQYDVRSPEKYHLFAEASRLAYADRGAYIGDPEFVDVPQQGMLNPDYLSERATQIELERANPEVKPGNPWQFQQSSFAGEPSVQSDDRPIGETTHFTVADRWGNVVSYTTTIEQLFGTGIMAEGTGIMLNNELTDFDARPGGPNEVQPGKRPMSSMTPTLVFKDGKPVMALGSPGGATIIASVAQTILNVLVYDMDLKEAIEEPRIYTNAYPNIRWEVGIPAAVRADLEARGHRFDAAPQEIGNVNAIWIEPKTGRYYGAADSSREGTAIGIGGK from the coding sequence ATGGGTCCGTTTCAACAGCGCATCATTTTGTGGGTGTCGGTCTTATCGTTGCTTTTTGCGCTTGCGCTGCCCGGAGTCGCCGCTGCAGGAAAACCCCCTCATCCCGGTGACAAGCAGGTGGATGTCGGTCGCGATGGAATGGTGGTGACAGCGACAGCAGAAGCGTCTAAAGTGGGAGCCGATGTATTGCGCAAAGGCGGCAATGCCGTCGATGCCGCCGTGGCCATCCAATTTGCCCTGCAGGTGTCGGAGCCGATGATGTCTGGCATCGGTGGGGGTGGTTTTATGATGGTTTACGAGAAAAAGACAGATCAGGTGACCATCGTCGACAGTCGCGAACGGGCACCGGCAGGGGCGACGCCGGATATGTTTTTGGATGAGAACGGCAGAATTATTCCTTTTGCGGAGCGATCCACTCACGGCAATGCTATCGGTGTGCCCGGCACTCTGATGGGGTTGGAGACAGCATTGCAAAAATGGGGCACCCAGCCGCTGGCTGAGCTGATTCAACCTTCGATCACGATGGCGGAAAAAGGGGTGCGCGTCAACGGTGTCCTAGCGCGGGCGATTCAGGATCACCAGGAGAAGCTCTCCCGCTCTGAGGCCAAGGATGTCTTCCTTCCTGGGGGAGAGCCGCTACAAGCCGGGGATAAACTGGTGCAAAAAGATTTAGCCCAAACCTTCCGCACCATCCAAACAAACGGCGCACACGCTTTTTATCAGGGTGAAGTCGGTGAAGCGATCACCGCTACCGTACAGGAGTACGGCGGAACTATGACAGCAGAAGATTTAGCCGACTACCGCCTGACGATCGATGAGCCGGTGCGCGGCCGCTTTCAGGGTTACGAGATTGTGACCATGCCCCCACCCAGCTCCGGCGGGATTACGGTTCTACAGATCCTCAATAAGCTGGAACAGCGGGATATCGGCCAATACGATGTTCGCTCTCCGGAAAAATATCATCTTTTCGCTGAAGCTAGTCGTCTCGCCTATGCGGATCGCGGTGCCTATATTGGGGATCCAGAGTTTGTGGATGTACCGCAACAAGGGATGCTCAACCCCGACTATCTGTCGGAGCGGGCAACCCAGATCGAGCTGGAGCGGGCTAATCCTGAAGTCAAACCGGGCAACCCATGGCAATTCCAACAGAGTTCTTTCGCAGGAGAACCATCAGTGCAATCCGATGATCGTCCCATCGGCGAAACCACCCATTTTACCGTGGCGGATCGCTGGGGCAATGTCGTCTCCTACACTACTACGATTGAGCAGCTTTTTGGCACCGGCATTATGGCAGAAGGGACCGGCATCATGCTAAACAATGAGCTCACCGATTTTGACGCCCGTCCCGGCGGTCCCAATGAAGTGCAACCGGGAAAGCGCCCCATGAGCTCCATGACCCCGACCTTAGTCTTTAAGGACGGCAAACCAGTGATGGCCCTCGGTTCTCCAGGCGGCGCCACCATCATCGCCTCTGTCGCTCAGACGATATTAAATGTATTGGTATACGACATGGATCTAAAAGAAGCAATCGAGGAGCCGCGCATCTACACCAATGCCTATCCCAACATCCGCTGGGAAGTGGGCATCCCCGCCGCGGTCCGCGCGGACTTGGAAGCCCGAGGCCACCGTTTTGACGCCGCTCCACAGGAGATCGGCAACGTCAACGCAATCTGGATCGAGCCCAAAACCGGCCGCTACTACGGTGCAGCCGACTCCAGCAGGGAAGGCACGGCGATTGGGATTGGTGGGAAGTGA
- a CDS encoding glycerophosphodiester phosphodiesterase: protein MMTTNGKPLISWGIKAITWVAAGLLAAQTGWGHFGVADARAIYPSPAASVENIAHRGASGHAPESTLSAFRLAVRMGADRVELDVQQSRDGELMTIHDSTLDRTTDGHGKVREHDRAQLKRLDAGAWFKNKHPQHRIDYQDARIPTLDEVLHSLGTEGRYCIEIKEGLPTNTADQVLATLSRHQLLQTQSPEQVIIQSFDPAVLKQIHQKHPELTLIQLIHYRQAGSLSRGGLQRIATYADGIGFHHRRMEREDIRRAHREGLRIHAYTVNQKKKMRRLLDWDVDAICTDFPDRLREVKREQLMDKPISER, encoded by the coding sequence ATGATGACGACGAATGGGAAACCGCTGATTTCATGGGGAATCAAAGCGATAACCTGGGTGGCGGCAGGGTTGCTGGCCGCGCAAACAGGATGGGGACATTTTGGAGTTGCAGATGCTCGTGCCATTTATCCCTCCCCCGCCGCCTCGGTGGAAAACATCGCCCATCGGGGTGCCTCGGGGCATGCACCAGAGTCGACGCTGTCCGCCTTTCGCCTTGCCGTCCGCATGGGGGCGGATCGGGTTGAATTGGATGTGCAGCAGTCACGAGACGGGGAGCTGATGACGATCCATGACAGCACTCTTGATCGCACCACCGATGGCCACGGCAAGGTGCGGGAACACGATCGTGCCCAGCTGAAACGGTTGGATGCCGGTGCATGGTTTAAAAATAAACATCCTCAACACCGCATTGATTATCAGGATGCCCGTATCCCCACCTTGGATGAAGTGTTGCATTCACTGGGAACAGAGGGCCGCTATTGTATTGAGATCAAAGAAGGGCTACCGACAAACACAGCGGATCAGGTGTTGGCAACATTGTCTCGTCACCAATTGCTTCAAACCCAATCACCAGAGCAGGTGATCATCCAATCCTTTGATCCCGCCGTTCTCAAACAAATCCATCAAAAACACCCCGAACTCACCCTCATCCAGCTGATCCACTATCGTCAGGCGGGGTCCCTCTCCCGCGGAGGGTTGCAACGCATCGCCACCTATGCGGACGGAATCGGCTTTCACCATCGCCGCATGGAGCGGGAGGATATTCGTCGCGCCCATCGCGAAGGGTTGCGTATCCACGCCTACACGGTCAACCAAAAAAAGAAAATGCGCCGACTACTGGACTGGGACGTAGATGCCATCTGTACCGATTTCCCCGATCGGTTGCGGGAGGTAAAGCGGGAACAACTTATGGATAAGCCCATTTCGGAGAGATGA
- the pepF gene encoding oligoendopeptidase F translates to MEKTVEKRWTRAEVPTELTWKLEDLFPSREDWEAELTAIEQGIAEITVFKGKLHKGAKTLLACLEAREKVWIRFIQAATYSHLKKTGDLTDPVNQADSSRVATLQAKMNAELSFIQSEILALPEADIHSYLSAEKGLEPFRKMLTEILELKPHQLLPQTEEALAALGEVHDAPYKIYNMAKLADMQFDPITDQEGNSLSNSFALFEGRYEFFPDTDIRRKAYDSFVSTLQQYKNTFAATYETEVKRQVTLSRLRKYESVTHMLLQPQQVTLEMYHNQLDVIKNELAPHMRKYADLKKKVLGLEQMRFCDLKVPLDQDFSPKTSFADASEIILEALKVMGPEYSQIMETALSERWVDQADNIGKSTGAFCSSPYGSHPYILITWTDTMRDAFTLAHELGHAGHFYLANHHQRVMNVRPSLYFVEAPSTMNEMLLAQHLFAKTNDPKMKRWVINQLMGTYYHNFVTHLLEGEYQRRVYQLAEQGAALTAVTLSEQKRNVLTEFWGEHTEIDEGASLTWMRQPHYYMGLYPYTYSAGLTVSTLVSQKIKQEGQPAVDKWLQALKAGGTMKPQELLNHVGVDMSTDEPIRQAVAYVGTLVDELEALYK, encoded by the coding sequence GTGGAAAAAACAGTTGAAAAAAGATGGACACGGGCCGAAGTGCCGACAGAACTTACCTGGAAACTGGAGGATCTATTTCCCTCGCGCGAGGACTGGGAAGCGGAATTGACGGCGATTGAGCAGGGCATCGCTGAAATCACAGTCTTTAAAGGGAAGCTGCATAAAGGAGCAAAAACGCTGCTCGCTTGCTTAGAGGCACGGGAAAAGGTTTGGATCCGCTTTATACAGGCCGCAACTTATTCTCATCTCAAAAAAACAGGAGACCTGACAGACCCGGTCAATCAAGCCGATTCCTCCCGGGTGGCAACGTTACAAGCTAAGATGAACGCCGAGCTGTCCTTTATTCAATCCGAAATTTTGGCACTCCCCGAAGCGGACATTCACTCCTATCTATCAGCGGAAAAAGGGTTGGAGCCTTTTCGGAAAATGCTGACCGAGATCTTGGAATTGAAGCCACACCAGCTTTTGCCGCAAACAGAGGAAGCCTTGGCTGCATTGGGGGAAGTACACGACGCTCCCTATAAAATTTACAATATGGCGAAGCTGGCCGATATGCAGTTTGATCCGATCACCGATCAGGAGGGCAACTCACTTTCAAACTCTTTTGCCCTATTTGAAGGCCGATATGAGTTTTTCCCCGATACCGACATTCGCAGAAAAGCGTATGATTCGTTTGTATCGACGCTGCAACAATACAAAAACACCTTTGCCGCCACCTATGAAACGGAAGTGAAGCGACAGGTCACGCTGTCCCGCCTGCGCAAGTATGAATCGGTCACCCATATGTTGCTGCAACCGCAGCAGGTAACCTTAGAAATGTATCACAACCAGCTGGACGTCATTAAAAATGAGCTGGCCCCTCATATGCGTAAATATGCGGATCTAAAGAAAAAGGTGCTCGGACTGGAACAGATGCGTTTCTGCGATTTAAAAGTTCCGCTGGACCAGGATTTTAGCCCTAAAACCTCATTTGCAGACGCGAGTGAAATCATCCTTGAAGCTTTAAAGGTGATGGGGCCGGAATATTCACAAATCATGGAAACGGCGCTATCGGAGCGATGGGTGGATCAAGCGGATAATATCGGCAAATCAACCGGCGCATTCTGTTCCAGCCCCTACGGCAGCCATCCCTATATCTTGATCACTTGGACGGATACGATGCGGGACGCCTTTACTCTGGCGCATGAATTGGGCCATGCCGGACATTTTTATCTGGCCAATCACCATCAACGCGTCATGAATGTGCGACCGTCGCTCTATTTTGTAGAAGCTCCCTCTACCATGAACGAAATGCTGCTAGCTCAACACCTTTTTGCGAAAACGAATGATCCTAAGATGAAGCGCTGGGTAATCAATCAGCTGATGGGCACCTACTACCATAATTTTGTCACCCATCTGCTGGAGGGTGAATATCAACGCCGGGTGTATCAATTGGCTGAGCAAGGGGCTGCCTTGACCGCAGTCACTCTCAGTGAACAGAAGCGGAACGTGTTGACCGAGTTTTGGGGTGAACATACCGAAATCGATGAAGGAGCAAGCTTAACCTGGATGCGCCAGCCTCATTACTACATGGGCTTATATCCCTATACCTACTCCGCTGGGTTAACCGTCTCCACCCTGGTATCGCAAAAGATTAAACAAGAGGGGCAGCCGGCTGTGGACAAATGGCTGCAAGCTCTAAAAGCAGGCGGCACCATGAAACCGCAAGAGCTGCTAAATCATGTCGGTGTCGATATGTCCACCGACGAGCCGATTCGGCAGGCAGTGGCCTATGTCGGCACATTGGTGGATGAGCTGGAAGCGTTATATAAATAA
- the lysS gene encoding lysine--tRNA ligase, protein MSDEARIEAQSEEQHELLRIRREKMDTLRERGIDPFGQKYTRTHTARAILEAFDAFSKEEIEQKNQPVVIAGRLVAKRKQGKASFAHLQDQSGRIQIYVRKDQVGEEQYETFTTADLGDWFGVAGKVFKTNRGETSVKVEGLTFLSKSLRPLPEKFHGLKDVELRYRKRYLDLIMNPDVKDTFVTRSRIISTMRRWLDEQGYLEVETPTLHTIPGGATARPFITHHNALDRELYMRIAIELHLKRLIVGGIEKVYEIGRVYRNEGISTRHNPEFTMMELYEAYADFEDVMDLTERMITHAAQEVKGTTTLAYGDHVVELGQPWARKHMVDLVKEATGVDFWREMRDEEARALAKEHGVDVKETMTFGHVVNEFFEQKVEEQLIQPTFVYGHPVAISPLAKKNSDDPRFTDRFELFIVGREHANAFTELNDPIDQRERFEAQVKEKAQGNDEAHPMDEDFLEALEYGMPPTGGLGVGIDRLVMLFTDSPSIRDVLLFPVMRDQG, encoded by the coding sequence ATGAGTGATGAAGCGCGCATAGAAGCGCAATCGGAAGAACAACACGAGCTGTTGCGAATCCGGCGAGAAAAAATGGACACCCTGCGTGAGCGGGGGATCGATCCCTTTGGACAAAAATATACGCGCACCCATACGGCTCGTGCGATCTTGGAGGCTTTTGACGCTTTTTCCAAAGAGGAGATTGAACAAAAAAATCAACCCGTGGTTATTGCAGGACGGCTCGTGGCGAAGCGAAAACAGGGGAAAGCTTCCTTTGCTCACCTGCAGGACCAGAGTGGCCGCATTCAGATCTATGTCCGCAAGGATCAGGTGGGAGAAGAACAATACGAAACCTTTACCACCGCCGATCTGGGTGACTGGTTTGGAGTAGCGGGCAAGGTGTTTAAAACCAACCGCGGCGAAACCAGCGTAAAGGTGGAAGGTCTTACCTTTCTGTCCAAATCGCTGCGCCCGTTGCCGGAGAAGTTCCACGGCCTCAAAGATGTGGAGCTGCGGTACCGCAAACGGTATCTGGACCTGATTATGAATCCCGATGTAAAGGACACCTTTGTCACCCGCAGTCGCATTATCAGCACCATGCGCCGTTGGCTGGACGAGCAGGGGTATCTGGAGGTGGAGACGCCGACGCTTCACACCATCCCTGGCGGTGCAACCGCCCGTCCTTTTATTACCCACCACAATGCGCTTGATCGGGAGCTGTATATGCGGATTGCGATTGAGCTTCATCTGAAGCGGCTGATTGTGGGCGGGATTGAAAAGGTATACGAGATCGGCCGCGTCTATCGCAATGAAGGGATCTCCACTCGCCATAATCCGGAGTTTACCATGATGGAGCTGTATGAAGCTTACGCCGATTTTGAGGACGTCATGGATTTGACGGAGCGTATGATCACCCATGCCGCCCAGGAAGTAAAAGGCACCACTACCCTCGCTTACGGCGACCATGTGGTAGAACTGGGACAACCCTGGGCGCGCAAGCATATGGTGGATCTGGTGAAGGAAGCGACCGGGGTTGATTTTTGGCGGGAGATGCGAGATGAAGAAGCCCGCGCCCTCGCCAAGGAACATGGTGTTGATGTGAAAGAGACGATGACCTTCGGCCATGTGGTCAACGAATTTTTTGAGCAAAAGGTGGAAGAACAACTGATTCAGCCTACTTTTGTCTATGGCCACCCAGTGGCGATTTCGCCGTTGGCCAAAAAGAACAGCGACGATCCCCGCTTTACGGACCGCTTTGAGCTGTTTATCGTCGGTCGGGAGCATGCCAATGCCTTTACTGAACTGAATGATCCCATCGACCAACGGGAGCGGTTTGAAGCTCAGGTAAAAGAGAAGGCCCAAGGGAACGATGAAGCGCATCCCATGGATGAAGACTTTCTGGAAGCGCTGGAATATGGGATGCCTCCTACTGGCGGTCTCGGAGTGGGCATAGACCGTTTGGTGATGTTGTTTACCGATAGCCCCTCCATCCGCGATGTCCTGTTGTTTCCGGTAATGCGGGATCAAGGGTGA
- the dusB gene encoding tRNA dihydrouridine synthase DusB, which yields MKLKIGPVETNNNVVLAPMAGVCNPAFRLIAKEFGCGLVCAEMVSDRAILSGNRRTQQMLLVDEREKPLSLQIVGGDKETLVEAAKIVDQQTNADIIDINMGCPVPKVTKCEAGARLLLDPDKIEEIVSAVVAAVSKPVTVKMRIGWDDEHIYAVQNAQAVERAGGQAVAVHGRTRVQMYTGKADWDIIRQVKEAVGIPVIGNGDVTSPEDAERMLATTGCDGVMIGRAALGNPWMLYRTIHYLTNGELLPEPAPREKIEIALLHMDRLIRLRGEEVAVREMRKHATWYLRGMRGAAKVKDEVNRQVTRDGMAAVLLGFVDEWETRQQKQERDMPA from the coding sequence ATGAAACTAAAAATCGGTCCGGTGGAAACGAACAACAATGTGGTACTAGCTCCGATGGCCGGGGTGTGTAATCCCGCTTTCCGCCTGATTGCCAAAGAATTTGGCTGTGGCTTGGTCTGTGCCGAGATGGTGAGCGACCGCGCTATCTTGAGCGGCAACCGGCGCACTCAGCAGATGCTGTTGGTGGATGAGCGGGAAAAACCGTTAAGCCTACAAATCGTCGGCGGGGATAAGGAAACTTTGGTGGAAGCGGCCAAGATCGTCGATCAGCAGACCAACGCCGACATTATCGATATCAACATGGGTTGCCCCGTACCCAAAGTGACCAAATGTGAGGCGGGGGCACGCCTGTTGCTCGATCCTGATAAAATCGAGGAGATCGTTTCCGCTGTCGTGGCTGCCGTCAGCAAACCGGTGACGGTGAAGATGCGGATCGGGTGGGATGACGAGCATATCTATGCGGTGCAAAATGCGCAGGCGGTGGAGCGCGCTGGTGGTCAGGCCGTCGCCGTCCATGGACGCACCCGTGTACAGATGTATACCGGCAAAGCGGATTGGGACATTATCCGCCAGGTGAAGGAAGCCGTCGGTATCCCGGTGATCGGCAACGGCGATGTCACTAGCCCGGAGGACGCTGAGCGGATGTTGGCCACCACCGGCTGTGACGGGGTGATGATTGGACGGGCGGCATTGGGCAACCCGTGGATGTTGTACCGAACCATCCATTACCTGACCAACGGCGAACTGTTGCCGGAACCGGCTCCACGGGAAAAGATCGAGATCGCCCTTTTGCATATGGACCGGTTGATCCGTTTGCGCGGGGAAGAGGTAGCCGTCCGCGAGATGCGCAAACATGCCACCTGGTATCTGCGCGGCATGCGCGGGGCGGCCAAGGTGAAAGATGAAGTCAACCGCCAGGTTACCCGTGACGGCATGGCGGCGGTATTGCTGGGATTTGTGGATGAGTGGGAGACCCGTCAGCAAAAACAGGAGCGGGATATGCCGGCTTGA
- the folK gene encoding 2-amino-4-hydroxy-6-hydroxymethyldihydropteridine diphosphokinase, protein MIRRAYIGLGTNLGQRKTNLKEALIHLDRHEQMEVAQVSGIYETAPVGLLEQPDFLNVCAEVRTSLSPRELLEAMLQVERKLHRVRTIRWGPRTIDLDLLLLDHEVISEPQLTVPHPRMTERAFVLIPLAEIALDVVIPPTGRTVGEWLQVLGDKEGVRLHPHQWGPDLAIAKKGGVKKT, encoded by the coding sequence ATGATTCGGCGGGCGTATATCGGCTTAGGTACCAACTTGGGCCAACGGAAGACCAATTTAAAAGAAGCGTTGATCCATCTCGATCGGCATGAGCAAATGGAAGTGGCACAGGTTTCCGGTATCTATGAAACGGCTCCCGTCGGCCTGTTGGAGCAGCCCGATTTTCTCAATGTATGTGCCGAGGTGAGAACATCCCTCTCCCCGCGGGAATTGTTGGAGGCGATGTTGCAGGTGGAGCGAAAGCTCCATCGTGTACGAACGATCCGCTGGGGTCCGCGCACGATCGATTTGGACTTATTGTTGCTGGATCATGAAGTAATTAGTGAACCCCAGTTGACCGTTCCCCATCCGCGCATGACGGAGCGAGCGTTTGTGCTGATCCCGCTGGCGGAGATCGCCCTGGATGTTGTGATTCCGCCGACAGGCAGGACGGTAGGAGAGTGGCTGCAAGTGTTGGGCGATAAGGAAGGAGTTCGGCTCCATCCCCACCAATGGGGGCCGGATCTTGCGATTGCGAAAAAAGGAGGGGTGAAAAAAACATGA
- the folB gene encoding dihydroneopterin aldolase, which translates to MDTIFFESIAFYAYHGAFAEENKLGQRFLVDLELKLDLAPAAATDDLEKTINYAEVYQAVKTEVEDQTHTLVETVAERVAARLLSDFPLLQEVRVKVTKPDPPIPGHYRAVGVDIRRGRS; encoded by the coding sequence TTGGATACCATCTTTTTTGAAAGCATCGCTTTTTACGCATATCATGGCGCATTTGCCGAGGAAAACAAGCTGGGGCAACGCTTCCTCGTCGACCTGGAGCTGAAACTGGATCTGGCTCCCGCTGCGGCCACTGATGATTTGGAGAAAACCATCAACTATGCTGAGGTATATCAAGCGGTAAAAACGGAAGTGGAGGATCAAACGCATACTTTGGTAGAAACGGTGGCGGAGCGGGTAGCTGCCCGGTTACTGTCCGATTTTCCACTATTGCAGGAAGTGCGGGTAAAGGTGACCAAACCGGATCCACCCATTCCGGGGCATTACCGCGCCGTTGGCGTCGATATCCGCCGGGGACGTTCATGA